One genomic segment of Mesoterricola silvestris includes these proteins:
- the nuoK gene encoding NADH-quinone oxidoreductase subunit NuoK: MASMNTVLFISFLLFSVGVAGVLVRRNALVILMCVELMLNAANLNLVAFARHAGTVAGQAFALLVMGLAAAEVAIGLALVVALYRKKDTIQVDQINLLKG; the protein is encoded by the coding sequence ATGGCATCCATGAACACGGTCCTCTTCATCTCCTTCCTGCTGTTCTCGGTGGGCGTGGCGGGCGTTCTCGTCCGGCGCAACGCCCTGGTGATCCTCATGTGCGTGGAGCTCATGCTCAACGCCGCCAACCTGAACCTCGTGGCCTTCGCGCGCCACGCGGGCACGGTGGCGGGACAGGCCTTCGCCCTGCTGGTGATGGGCCTGGCCGCGGCGGAGGTGGCCATCGGCCTGGCGCTGGTGGTGGCCCTCTACCGCAAGAAGGACACCATCCAGGTGGACCAGATCAACCTCCTCAAGGGCTGA
- a CDS encoding NADH-quinone oxidoreductase subunit J family protein, with translation MVETFLAFIGRNLFLVFGLMAVGGALALVFSKNAVHSVVGFLFAMLSIAGCYLCMSAEFLAVAQLLVYAGGIVVLFLFVVMLVEMTKYKEKGLFQSQTPYALVAVAIGAAAIVGVFVSTWFPRSAAVALTLDPDLARGLDVARDNSQAVSRGLFAGYLLPFEILSVILLVALVGAVTLAKKERV, from the coding sequence ATGGTCGAAACCTTCCTGGCCTTCATCGGGCGCAACCTGTTCCTGGTCTTCGGCCTCATGGCCGTGGGCGGGGCGCTGGCGCTGGTCTTCTCCAAGAACGCGGTGCACAGCGTGGTGGGCTTCCTCTTCGCCATGCTCTCCATCGCGGGATGCTACCTCTGCATGAGCGCCGAGTTCCTGGCGGTGGCCCAGCTCCTGGTCTACGCCGGGGGCATCGTGGTGCTCTTCCTCTTCGTGGTCATGCTGGTGGAGATGACCAAGTACAAGGAAAAGGGCCTGTTCCAGTCCCAGACGCCCTACGCGCTGGTGGCGGTGGCCATCGGGGCGGCGGCCATCGTGGGGGTGTTCGTGAGCACCTGGTTCCCCAGGAGCGCGGCCGTGGCCCTCACCCTGGACCCGGACCTCGCCCGGGGGCTGGACGTGGCCCGGGACAACTCCCAGGCCGTGAGCCGCGGGCTCTTCGCGGGCTACCTGCTGCCCTTCGAGATCCTCTCGGTGATCCTGCTGGTGGCCCTGGTGGGCGCCGTGACGCTGGCCAAGAAGGAAAGGGTGTAG
- a CDS encoding NuoI/complex I 23 kDa subunit family protein has translation MRKFLKTLIPVDIFKGMKLTGTHFAKVFSTANRRKVKMHVTDEYPEVPVKLAPRFRGRLTMLKDEQGEIKCVCCLACEKICPTQVITIESGKKEGRKTKIPTRYDFEMERCIFCEFCVESCGFDSIILNHQFELAAYNREDFSIGMLGQSQNMFGLTPVGKFSYSDED, from the coding sequence ATGCGAAAGTTCCTCAAGACATTGATCCCGGTGGACATCTTCAAGGGGATGAAGCTCACGGGCACGCACTTCGCGAAGGTGTTCTCCACCGCCAACCGGCGCAAGGTGAAGATGCACGTCACGGACGAGTACCCGGAGGTGCCCGTGAAGCTGGCGCCCCGGTTCCGGGGGCGGCTCACCATGCTCAAGGACGAGCAGGGCGAGATCAAGTGCGTGTGCTGCCTGGCCTGCGAGAAGATCTGCCCCACCCAGGTGATCACCATCGAGAGCGGCAAGAAGGAGGGGCGCAAGACGAAGATCCCCACCCGCTACGATTTCGAGATGGAACGCTGCATCTTCTGCGAGTTCTGCGTGGAGAGCTGCGGGTTCGATTCCATCATCCTTAACCACCAGTTCGAACTGGCGGCCTACAACCGCGAGGACTTCTCCATCGGCATGCTGGGCCAGTCCCAGAACATGTTCGGGCTGACCCCGGTCGGCAAGTTCTCCTATTCGGACGAGGACTGA